The Paenibacillus sp. 481 DNA window CAGTTGCATCACTTCAGCGATTTCGCTAAGCGACAAATCCTCGTAGTAGAACAAAGAAATGACCATTCGCTCTTTTTCGGTTAATTTCTCAATACCATATACAAGCGATTCTTTTAAATAATGTTCGTTCACTTTGAATTCAGGATTTACAGCCTTTTCATCCACTAAAAGTGAAATGCGTGTTTCCGACTCTTCTTCTCGGATCGGATCTTCCAACGAGCATAAAGACATAATAGCGACATCCTGTAGCATCCCATGAAACTCTTTTTCACTGACGTTCAAGTAGTCGCTCATTTCAGAATCGCTTACATTACGCAAATAATGCTGCTCCAGATGCTGATACGCTTCCTCTATCTTTTTGGCCTTTTCTCGAACAGAACGAGGAACCCAGTCCCCCTGACGCAATCCGTCCAAAATGGACCCGCGAACGCGCCAAGAAGCGTAAGTTTCGAATTGCAGACCACGTTGATAATCGAATTTTTCGATCGCATCAATAAGCCCCATTACGCCATTACTTGCCAAGTCGTCCTTGCTTACGTTACGCGGCAAGCCCGCGGCCAATCGATTGGAGACGAATTCGACGATCGGCAAATAAATTTCAATGAGTTGTTTTTTTGCTTCTTGCTCGTCATGTTCTTTCCAGCGCAACCACAACTCGTAATGCGAACATTGATTTAATTTCTGCACGCTCACCGATATTCAGCCTCCTTACTTTTGTGCTAAGTGACGAACGGCTTGCGCTAATTGCTCAGCATCCATAGGTTGTTTGCTGACTAGTTTCGGCGGTTTTAATGGTTGAAATGATTGTTCTGCTCCATCTGTTTGAGCAGCATCGTTGTCAGAAGCCGTGTGGTTAGACGTTCCGCGCAATAAATCTTGCAAGCTGTCCGACTCATCCGGTGTTTTTAAATCAACCAATCTTCCCTTCCCATCACTAGACACCTGTGACACTGGGCCTTTAGCCTGTTTACTCCCTTGCGGATTAAGCATAGTGCCCATTGCATATCGCAGTAGAAAGCAAAGTGCAAACCATGCAACAAAAGCAACTACACCTCGAAGCAAACTCGTGAACCAAATATTACTGTTGATGGATGCCATAAATGTGATAACAAAACCAATTGTTCCACTAACTAGATTCCAACGTATTGTTCCTATCATCGTTATAATTCCTTTACACCCTTTTGTACGCTGCGAATGTTTAACATTCCGCTTTCACATGAAAGCTCGATCGTGCGACCATAGTTGCCACCTGTATCTTCTGCCAACAACGGAATGCCTTGCAACTGTAATGCTTGTTTGCATGATTCTACATTTCGTGGACCAATACGCATCATATCGTTGCTAGAATGAAAGGCAAACATTTGTGCGCCACCTGCCATTTTCGCTTCTAAACGTACGAGCTTAGCCCCTTCGATCGTCATACGTCGGATCAACTCCGGTATGGCCGTATCGGCATATTTGGCAATGTTGCGAGCGCCTTCACGTGCAATTTCCGATGACGGAAGCATCACATGCGCCATTCCCGCAACTTTGGCAACAGGATCGTATAACGTTAATCCGACGCATGAGCCTAATCCGGTCGTACGAATCGATCCCGAACGGCAAACATTGAGGTCGGCCATACCGACTTTGACAACCGTTGACTCCTCAATCATTCGTATGGCACTCCCAATGCAGCGAATATTTTCGAAAAAGAGTCTGGATCCGGAATTAAGAAAAACGTTCCTTGCACTTCATTGCCATCTTGCAAAAATTTAGTGTCGATTAACAGGGCACTGTCTCCCATTTCGCCATACTGAAGCAGTCCGTAATTTAATACTGCTCCTGCCATGTCGATAGCCAATTGTGGCACAGTTGGCGACATGTAAAGTTTCGTAAAATCAGCTAATGATGACAAGTAGGATCCTGCTAAAATGTTGCCGATTTCACCTAGAGCGGATATTTCCATTTCAGAAAAATCTACTCCATCCTCCATTTGTAGCGACGATAACCGAGCCAGTAGCATTTTTGCAGCCTCTAGTTCAAACATGAAGAAGAGATGGCTTGGTACCTCGCCTTCTACTCGGAAGTAAATGGCGATAACGACCTGTTCAGGTCCCCCTACTTCATCGGCAATGCATTCGAAGGGCATTAAGCGAACATTAGGCACTGCCATATCCACCGGAACATTCATTAGTCGAGAAAGTGCCGTTGCGGCGTTGCCGGCACCTATATTTCCGACTTCCTTGAGAACGTCCATCTTAAATTCACCGAGCGATTCGTAAAGGTGCACCAGTTTACACCTCTAATTGTTCAAGCTTAACAATTTCGCTCTTGTGCAATACTTCAGTCAAATTCAGCATAATCAGTAAACGATTATCACCGATTTTGGCCACGCCGCGCAAATATTTCGCTTGAATACCGCCAACTACTTCCGGTGCTGGTTCTATGCTGTCTTCGTTAATATCCATAACATCACTCGCTGCATCTACGATAAAGCCAACTTCTAATTCTTGATGAGTGACGATAATAATTCGCGTTTGATCCGTGAATTCAGATTCCGGCAAGCCAAATCGTCCACGCAAATCAATGATAGGTACAACGACCCCACGTAAATTGATAACACCCTTAATAAAATCGTACGTCTTTGGTACACGTGTAATCGGCGTCATACGCTCGATCGTTTTAACTTTTTCTACTTCAATGCCGTATTCTTCATGAGCCAGCGAGAACACGACTACTTTCAACTCTTCTGCCATCTGTGTCATCCCCCTTATTCATCGTTTATTTCAGCAATGCGTTAGGATCAACAATAAGTGCAACTTGTCCATCACCTAAAATAGTAGCGCCCGATATACCTGGGACCGATTTTAAATAATTTCCAAGCGGTTTAAGCACAATTTCACTTTGACCAATGAAATCATCAATCGCGAGCGCCGCCAGACGCTCTCCTTTACGGACAATAATGATCTCAATTTCTTCTTCTTGGAAATCGGAATATTCCGTGCAGTCAAACAATGCACTCAGGGACAGCAATGGTATTACGCTGTCGCGGTAATCGATCATTCGCATACCGCCGTGTAAACGACGAATTTGCTGTTTGGATACCATTCCCGTCTCCACAATGGAAGTCAACGGAATGGCGTATTTTTCGTTGCCGAGTCGGAACAGCATCGCGGACAAAATCGACAGTGTAAGCGGTAACTGAACAATAAACTTTGTTCCATGTCCAAGCTTCGACTCGATAATGACATGTCCACCAAGCGATGTAATTTTAGACTTAACGACATCTAGACCAACACCGCGTCCTGAAACGTCTGATACTTTTTCGGCAGTACTGAACCCGGAAGCAAACAGCAACTGATACACCTGCTCATCACTCATCGAAGCTGCCTTTTCTTGTGTAACAATGCCATTTTTCATCGCCTTGTTCAGCACAAGTTCACGATTAATACCGCGTCCATTTTCCTCAATTTCAATAAATACATGGTTACCGTTATGGTAAGCACGCAAATTCACTGTGCCCGTTTCTGATTTGCCAGCAGCAATACGATCCGATATCGGTTCGATACCGTGGTCAACAGCGTTGCGCAGCAAATGAACAAGCGGATCACCGATCTCATCAATGACCGTTCGATCTAATTCCGTGTCAGCGCCTGTAATGACGAAATCTACTTTCTTATCGAGCGATTTCGCTAAATCACGTACCATCCGCGGAAAGCGATTGAACACAACATCGATCGGAACCATGCGCATTTTCAACACGATATTTTGCAAATCAGAGCTTACACGCGTCAAATGCTCAACCGTCTCCGTCAGCTCATTCTGTTTCAAATCGCCTGCTATCTTCTCCAACCGCACACGATCAATCAACATTTCGCTAAGCAAGTTCATCAGTACGTCCAAACGATCAATGTCTACCCGAATCGTCCGATTTTGCACAGCTTTATTTGCCGTCGCAGCAATTGTTTTAGCACTCGTCGCTGCCGGATCTTCTTTCATTCCTCCCGCAGCTGCGTTCGCAGGTGCCGAACCATTTTGCGGTGCAGCCTGTTGCTCAACAACTGCTGTCGCTGCCACTTCTTGCTTGCCTGACAGCGCTTGAATGCGGTCATTCCATTGCTTTATATCTTCTAAACCAAGCGAAGTTACGTGAACGCTCTCCAGCTCGGACACCGTTCCGACTTCCTTTTCAAGCACAGCCGCTTCCGTAGTCGTTACGAAAAAGACATGAAAACTGCCGTCAAACTTATCTTGTTCGATGTCTTGCGCTGGCGGTGTCGATTTAACGACTTCCCCATGCGGCCCTAACACTTGGAACACCATGTATGCTCGAGCTGCTTTAAGTACGCAATCTTCTCGTAGTTGAACGCGCATATGATAGACGTGCAAGCCAGCTTCAACCGATTGCTCTAAGATCGAACGCTGAAACTCGTCCAACGTGTCTGCGTCGTCTTCAGCCTGCTGCTGTTCACTTGTTGCCGCTGAGTCTGCATGCTTGTAATCGCCACGCACAATGGACTGCAAGGCAACAACAATTTGAGTTACGTCGGCTTTGCCCGCACCACCTGCTGTAATATCGGCAACCATCGCTTCAAGCGCATCTAAGCTTTTAAACAGAGCATCGAATATAAATTCATCCATCGCCAATTGGTTATTGCGCACAAGGTCAAGCACATTTTCCATCTCGTGCGTCAGCGAGGCTAAATCTTCAAATCCCATCGTAGCGGACATCCCTTTTAACGTATGAGCGGAACGAAAAATGACTTGAACGATGCTCACATCGTCCGGACGGCTTTCCAATTCCAACATGTGCTCATTTAACGCTTGCAAATGGTCGTTCGCTTCGTCTATAAACATGGATAAATATTGGTTCAAATCCATGCTAGAACACCCCTTTCAACGGATTGCAAGGCGATAACCGCCTTATTTCATTGCGTTTGCGACGGCATCCGCCATTTCGTGCAAAGGTACGATGCAAGACACACATCCCAGTTCTATCGCCGCACGAGGCATACCGTACACAACACAGCTTTGTTCGCTTTCAGCAAACGTCGATTTAACACCTTGCTTGTACAATTGATTCATCATCTTAGCACCATCACTTCCCATACCTGTTAACAGAACGAGATGACGTTCAAGGCGATTCAACGGGAGCAACGATTCGAACAAGGAGTCAACAGAAGGG harbors:
- a CDS encoding FliA/WhiG family RNA polymerase sigma factor, translating into MSVQKLNQCSHYELWLRWKEHDEQEAKKQLIEIYLPIVEFVSNRLAAGLPRNVSKDDLASNGVMGLIDAIEKFDYQRGLQFETYASWRVRGSILDGLRQGDWVPRSVREKAKKIEEAYQHLEQHYLRNVSDSEMSDYLNVSEKEFHGMLQDVAIMSLCSLEDPIREEESETRISLLVDEKAVNPEFKVNEHYLKESLVYGIEKLTEKERMVISLFYYEDLSLSEIAEVMQLSPSRISQLHSKAILRLRTALEKNKEMLMEA
- a CDS encoding chemotaxis protein CheD, with protein sequence MIEESTVVKVGMADLNVCRSGSIRTTGLGSCVGLTLYDPVAKVAGMAHVMLPSSEIAREGARNIAKYADTAIPELIRRMTIEGAKLVRLEAKMAGGAQMFAFHSSNDMMRIGPRNVESCKQALQLQGIPLLAEDTGGNYGRTIELSCESGMLNIRSVQKGVKEL
- a CDS encoding chemotaxis protein CheC, whose protein sequence is MDVLKEVGNIGAGNAATALSRLMNVPVDMAVPNVRLMPFECIADEVGGPEQVVIAIYFRVEGEVPSHLFFMFELEAAKMLLARLSSLQMEDGVDFSEMEISALGEIGNILAGSYLSSLADFTKLYMSPTVPQLAIDMAGAVLNYGLLQYGEMGDSALLIDTKFLQDGNEVQGTFFLIPDPDSFSKIFAALGVPYE
- a CDS encoding chemotaxis protein CheW, whose amino-acid sequence is MAEELKVVVFSLAHEEYGIEVEKVKTIERMTPITRVPKTYDFIKGVINLRGVVVPIIDLRGRFGLPESEFTDQTRIIIVTHQELEVGFIVDAASDVMDINEDSIEPAPEVVGGIQAKYLRGVAKIGDNRLLIMLNLTEVLHKSEIVKLEQLEV
- a CDS encoding chemotaxis protein CheA, which encodes MDLNQYLSMFIDEANDHLQALNEHMLELESRPDDVSIVQVIFRSAHTLKGMSATMGFEDLASLTHEMENVLDLVRNNQLAMDEFIFDALFKSLDALEAMVADITAGGAGKADVTQIVVALQSIVRGDYKHADSAATSEQQQAEDDADTLDEFQRSILEQSVEAGLHVYHMRVQLREDCVLKAARAYMVFQVLGPHGEVVKSTPPAQDIEQDKFDGSFHVFFVTTTEAAVLEKEVGTVSELESVHVTSLGLEDIKQWNDRIQALSGKQEVAATAVVEQQAAPQNGSAPANAAAGGMKEDPAATSAKTIAATANKAVQNRTIRVDIDRLDVLMNLLSEMLIDRVRLEKIAGDLKQNELTETVEHLTRVSSDLQNIVLKMRMVPIDVVFNRFPRMVRDLAKSLDKKVDFVITGADTELDRTVIDEIGDPLVHLLRNAVDHGIEPISDRIAAGKSETGTVNLRAYHNGNHVFIEIEENGRGINRELVLNKAMKNGIVTQEKAASMSDEQVYQLLFASGFSTAEKVSDVSGRGVGLDVVKSKITSLGGHVIIESKLGHGTKFIVQLPLTLSILSAMLFRLGNEKYAIPLTSIVETGMVSKQQIRRLHGGMRMIDYRDSVIPLLSLSALFDCTEYSDFQEEEIEIIIVRKGERLAALAIDDFIGQSEIVLKPLGNYLKSVPGISGATILGDGQVALIVDPNALLK